In Neokomagataea tanensis, the DNA window ATAGCAGAGCAGAGAGATCGGCCCTGTTGCGACGTTTTAGAAGCTGCCTGAAACCCCCTATTGGTTTTGAGGTGGAGCGGTTTTTATAAGTGATTTCAAGGGTCGTCATTTTCGTGGTGAAGTGATCCTGCGGGCGGTTCGTTTGTATTGCCGTTACGAGATCAGCTTCGCGACCTGGAAGCCAAATTGGCCGAGCGGGGCGTGAGCATTGATCATTCAACGCTTTACCGCTGGGGCCAGCGCTATGCCCTTGAGATGGAGAAGCGTTTACGCTGGTACCTTGGTATTGGAAACGTCCGGGCTTTCGCGCATTGGAGCAGTGTCATCCTAAAAAAGCCCCTCGTAAACGTTTCTCACAACAATCCAGAAGTGAATGTAACAGTATCGGAACTGCACGGTCAGACAGTATTACGCCAATGTCTCAGCCCGCATGGGTTCAGGCGCAAATGCCGTTGCCACCGGAAATTCTTAATCATTTCTTTCGATTTATTCTGGTCGGGGAAACGAACGATGCGACTTTTATCTGTTTCAATCGGTTACCGAAGTTTTTTCGGTTGCCGCGTCTCTCCGAACAAGGCAAGTTGCTCTATCCGTCCGAAAGGACATCACCGTGTTTTAAAAGGAGTCCCGCACCATGCAGCACCGCAAATAAAAGAAAACCCCAGCTCTCCCGATCGCCAAATCGGAAAAGCCAGGGTCATCCAGATGATTAGAAGGTGAAAGCAAGTAAACTCACCTTACACACCTATTCGGTCGAAACGCAAGTGTTTTTGCGCAGGGTGTCGTATTGTCTGATGACAGGCCGAGAGATGGATCCGGAATACCCTTTCTCTGACCAAAGATTGTGTCATCTATGATGTCTTCTGTTTCGACGGTGCCGTCGGTGCAACGCGCACCGGGTCGCCGTACCATCACGCCAGCCATGCGGCGCGCCCGTGAGGAACTGACCCTCACCCCACCGAGTTACCCCAGCCGGGCGGATGTGTTGAGTTTGGTGAATAAAGGTGTTCGCGTCTTAGGACTCAGCCGTGGTGCTGCCCAGTTATTGATCGCGATGATCCGTCAGACGCCCAATAAAGAGTGGGACGCTGATGGACGGCCCTTTATTTTTGCCCGTAATGCCACCATGCTGCGCTGGATTGGTGGGCATGAAAGCACCCTCAGACGCTATATCCGTGAGATCGCCGAGGGCGGCTATCTCGTGCCCATTGATGGCCGCAATGGGCATCGTGGTTGTCGTTATGAGGATGGCACGGAACGGGTAGGCTTTGATTTGTCCTCGCTACGCTACCGTTACCCTGAAATGACCGAGCGGCTTCATGCCGTCAAAGCCTATGAGCGCGCCTGCCAAGCATTGCGCGATGAGATGGCTCAGCTGTTCAACGAACTGTGCTATGGCGTTGTTGCTTTGCCTGAGACATTGGTTATGTCCCTACGCAGCCTGATGCGTAAGCGCCGCGAGGTCCACAATAAAGAGCATTTGGAGCATCTCAAAACCATGATGCAGGACATCCATGCTCAATACAGCACAAACGGCCAAAAACAGCCTGTGGATAACGATTTTTCAGAGACGTTATGCCCTTCAGAATTGCACGGCATGACCGTCAAAAATGACACCCCTTATACAACTACAGAAAGAAATAAAACTTCTTACGAAGTAGAACCAGTAGCGCTTAATAAGCGCACATGCATTGACCATGCAGTGTGTGAAACGTTCGTCTCTCCCCGTCAGGCAGGGCAGAATGATGAGATTAGAGACATTGTGTCGAGCCTAACGGATACGTTGGGTGGGTTTCGTGGAACGTCCCAGTTCTTCTTGGATGTCTGCCCGGCACTACGCGATCTCTGCACAACTGCACGGCCAAAGATGGCGGATCTCATCGAAGCCGCTGAGCATTTAACCCAACATCTCGGGATTTCATTGCACAGCTGGCAACAAGGCTGTGTGATCCTTGGCCGAGAAAAGACCGCAATCGCAGTGATCGTGATGACGGCTCGCATCAGTCGCGGTGCGGATATTCGCAATCGGGAAGCCTATTTGCGCGCAATGATTGAGCGTGGTCGTCTAGGGATGCTGCGTTTGGATCGGAGTTTGTTTGGACTGCGAGGGGACCCCGATCATGCGGTCACACCGGCCAGCGCCATTCGGGCGAAATTCCGCGCTATTTTGGCGGAACATACCGCAGCGTGCGCATGACCGAGACGGAAGTTTTACCGCTCTGTGTCCCGTTGAAATGTCACGCAGAGGCCCGACGGGCTGGGGCTGTGTGGGACGCCCGTAGTCAACGTATGCTCTGGCCCTTTCCGCGCTTTGCTGGCGAAACCCGAATGGGATGTCATTCGGCGTACCGAGGCTTTAAGCTGGCTGTGTCACATCAACCAATGGTCGGTAGCGCAGGCACAAGACTGTGTCGCACGCAATGGCGTGAGCGGTGCCGCCAATCCTGGTGTTGCGATGTGTCTTGGGTTGCTCAGCATTATGGCTATGCGCTTGTCCCCGATGCGGTCGAAAAAGCCCGCGACATTCAGCGGGATTTTTCCTGTTTAATATTTTGCTTGTCTTGAAACAGGTCTAAGATTTTCACAATAACCATCGCTTGATGGGCTTAATCAGGAAGGTAGAGTGATGAAGATTGCAGATCTGGTCGATCATATTGCTTTGACAACAAACACAAGCAAGGCCGAGACCCGCGCTGTATTGGATGAGCTGGTCAAAACCATTACCGCGGCTGCGCAACAGGGTGATGAGATCAGTCTTCCGGCATTGGGAAAGTTTAAAGTCAAAGAGACGCCTGAGCGCGAGGGGCGCAAACCAGCCACTGGGGAAAAGATCACGATTGCAGCATCCCGCAAGCTGACCTTTACACCGGCCAGAGCCTTGAAAGAGGCTCTGAAAGCTTCGGTGTAAGTGCTCTTTGACCCTGTCGGCTGTTGAGAGCAGCAGCCGCACTATGCCCCAAGCCAAAACGATGCGGCAGCAATTGTCTTTGTTTCCGGAAACGATGCGTTTGCAGCGCATCGTGCCGGAGAAGAATTGTTGGCGTTTTTATCGTCTCCATCTTGAGACGGATTTGTTTGGGAGCACGGTTTTGGTGCGCTCATGGGGACGGATCGGGACCGCAGGGCAAGAACGGCGCGAGCAGTGTCCGGATGCTGCGTTGGCGCAAAAAGCGCTCATGCGGTGGGCGCGGAGTAAAATGCGTCGGGGTTATGCAGAGGAAGAGAGCAAGTAAATGAAAAATTCAGATCCAATTATTCGCCGTTCTATAAGAGTTTTAAGAATGGTGAGTGAGTTGCATATTGCTGGTTATCAGTTGCTGCGCGTAATGCCTTATCTTTCGTCAAGCGGTGCATATTGGCGATTAGAGATTGGCCCATCTGTAATGTTCTATCAGGCTCACGGTGCCATAATATGTACGACAAGTAGTCAAATTGTGACCGAAGAAGAACGCCCGGACTTTCCGAAAACAGAAACTTATTCGAGTGCAAGCGCGGAATCCGGACAGTATTTCGAATGGAAGGATGCTGCTAAAGATGATGCACGGGCATTAGCCAAAAAGTTTATCGAACGCTTCCCAGAACTTGTTCAAAGCGGGTATGGTTGGGATTACGCCTATGCGGGCTGGTATCAGCGACTGTTAGGCCTTGCGGAGGAAGGGTGGTTGCCCTGTGCGTTTGGCCCTTATCTTGATCCAAATCGTCAGTATCTGCACGTACAAGATTGTCGGTATGGGTTAGAGGGTGTGCGTGAAGAACGAGCGCCTCTTTTGCCTAATCCTCCCCCAGGTGTGTTCGATGGCACGGCGTGGTTTTAGCAAAACTATCCACGCTTCCGACCGTAGGTTGTAGACGAAGCATCTTGTTCTTCTAGGACATAGAAGCGTGGCGCAAAAAACTGATCTGGGGTAGCCTTTGAGTAACATTATTGAGGCCCTTAATGAACCCGACTGAGATTTACGACGCACTCGCCCAAATTGCCGCAGAACCATTTGACCCGATTGAGTTTCCTTTTGCATTTGCAGCCGCAACTGACGCAGCTCAAGCAGCTATTTCCAAACTGCGTAACGGATCAACTAACAAGTCAGATCTTTCCGGCGGCGTGCTTTTCGGTAAACGGTTTCATTACGCCCCGGCCCAATCGGGGCAAAGCGATATTGTGCTTGACCAACTCCGGGCCTCGAAGAAAACCAAAACATCAAAACCCGCCATTCTGCTCGCAACTGATGGCGATATGATTGCAGCCGAGCATCTAGCCTCGGGCGATACGCTGCACTGGGCTTCTGTGGTTGCCGTCTGAAATGCAAGAAGTTTCTGGCCCTGATGTGCGAGTGATCGATTGCGGTCTTCTGTCAGGCCTTTGAACGCGGCATTTACAAAAGCCGCTGGCCGATATGGTGATCTGCGGATCGGGTCCAAATCTCTGTTCCGTATTTGAGAACACTGAGCCCTTGGCTGGTTTTCCTAATCCGGATCGGCTCGATCATGCGCCCATATGGGTCGTCGCTTTCTCACACCCCTTTACCGGTTCTGCTTACATACGACTGAGTTCAACTCATCTCGCAGCAGTCAGAACCGGATCCCGATAATTTTCGTGTTTTGTCAGCATGGCCCAAATCGTTCGGGCCATTTTGTTGGCCAGCGCGATCGCGACGAGCATACGCGGCTTGCAGGCCATCATCCGGGCCAGCCAGGAGCCCGGAACGGGAGGTTTACGCCCCGCCCAGCCTACACGCGACATTGCCCCTATGATCAACAATCGCCGAATGTCAGCCTGGCCGGCCTTCGAAACCCGCCCGAGCCTTTCCTTGCCACCAGACGAAAACTGCTTTGGAACCAGCCCAAGCCAAGCCGCAAAATCGCGTCCGCAGCGAAAAGTCTCCATTGCAGGTGCAAAAGCTTCCACGGCCAGGGCCGTCAAAGGCCCGACCCCAGGCATTGTCTCCAGACGCTGAGCCACACCGCTCTCTTGCGAAAGCCTGACCATCGCACGGGTCTTTTCTGCAATCTTCCTTGACTGCGCGTCGATCTGTTCGAGAAGGTCCCGACATTCCTGACGAACAAGAGTTGGAAGACGAACGCTTTCATCGTCGACCATCTCTTCAAGGCGCTTGAGATAGGTCATTCCTTTCGGAACCACCAGACCAAACTCATAAAGCGTGCTGCGAAGAGCATTCACCAGTTCAGTGCGCTGGTGAACCAGTCGATCACGGCAACGATATAAAACGGTCCGTGCCTGCTGATCTTCTGCTTTGGGTGTCACAAAGCGCATCTCCGGCTGCCGGGCAGCAATAACAATCGCTTCAGCGTCAGCTGCGTCGTTCTTCTGGCGTTTGACGAACGGGCGCACATATTGCGGTGCGATCAGCTTTACCTCGTGACCCGCATTCACCAATTCCCGTGCCCAATAATGAGCACTTCCACACGCTTCCATGATAACAAGCGCCGCCGGTTGGCTGGCCATAAACTAAAGGAATTGTGGACGGCGGATCTTCTTGCGGAACAGTAAATCCCCCGTGATGGAAGCTGCGTGAATCTGGAAAACGTTCTTTGCCAGATCAATGCCAATCATCGTATCGTTCATCTGCCGTTCTCTCTTACTCGTGGCTATTCACATCTACCACGTTGGCACATACCGATGCCGTTAGGGGAGGACGGCAACCACCCCATCTCTGTTGCAAAGTTCCGCTTGAGTCGCGTGGGCCCCGTTTATTTCGATTTTCAAACGGTTTAGAAGCTGAATTGTCTTTCGATGAGACGCACTTCTCCCATGATACCCTCTTGGAACTGGAAGAGTTCAGCTTGTCCCTTTTTCAAGGCGCATAACCTCGAAGCCTTTAATGGTTGCATAAGCGGTTTTCAGGCTTCTCCCACCTTCTCAGTCCGTTTAAAGCTTTGCTCAAAAAGCGTTTGGTCGCCTTAGCGCTTCGGGTCGGCGAGAGGAAGAAATCAATCGTATCACCGCCTTTGCCGACAGCACGGTACAGATAAGTCCATTTTCCTTTGACCTTAATGTAGGTCTCATCAACTCGCCAGCTGCTGGAAAACCCCGGGTGTTTCCAATACCAGCGGGGGCGTTTTTCCATCTCGGGTGTATACCTCTGAACCCAGCGGTAGATCGTTGAATGATCAACGCTCACACCGCGTTCACAGAGCATGGTTTCAAGGTCGCGGTAACTAATCCCATACC includes these proteins:
- the repC gene encoding replication initiation protein RepC, whose product is MMSSVSTVPSVQRAPGRRTITPAMRRAREELTLTPPSYPSRADVLSLVNKGVRVLGLSRGAAQLLIAMIRQTPNKEWDADGRPFIFARNATMLRWIGGHESTLRRYIREIAEGGYLVPIDGRNGHRGCRYEDGTERVGFDLSSLRYRYPEMTERLHAVKAYERACQALRDEMAQLFNELCYGVVALPETLVMSLRSLMRKRREVHNKEHLEHLKTMMQDIHAQYSTNGQKQPVDNDFSETLCPSELHGMTVKNDTPYTTTERNKTSYEVEPVALNKRTCIDHAVCETFVSPRQAGQNDEIRDIVSSLTDTLGGFRGTSQFFLDVCPALRDLCTTARPKMADLIEAAEHLTQHLGISLHSWQQGCVILGREKTAIAVIVMTARISRGADIRNREAYLRAMIERGRLGMLRLDRSLFGLRGDPDHAVTPASAIRAKFRAILAEHTAACA
- a CDS encoding HU family DNA-binding protein; this encodes MKIADLVDHIALTTNTSKAETRAVLDELVKTITAAAQQGDEISLPALGKFKVKETPEREGRKPATGEKITIAASRKLTFTPARALKEALKASV
- a CDS encoding WGR domain-containing protein: MTLSAVESSSRTMPQAKTMRQQLSLFPETMRLQRIVPEKNCWRFYRLHLETDLFGSTVLVRSWGRIGTAGQERREQCPDAALAQKALMRWARSKMRRGYAEEESK
- a CDS encoding type IIL restriction-modification enzyme MmeI produces the protein MNPTEIYDALAQIAAEPFDPIEFPFAFAAATDAAQAAISKLRNGSTNKSDLSGGVLFGKRFHYAPAQSGQSDIVLDQLRASKKTKTSKPAILLATDGDMIAAEHLASGDTLHWASVVAV